Proteins from one Sarcophilus harrisii chromosome 2, mSarHar1.11, whole genome shotgun sequence genomic window:
- the LBX1 gene encoding transcription factor LBX1 — MTSKEEGKASSGEERRRSPLDHLPPPANSNKPLTPFSIEDILNKPSVRRSYSLCGAAHLLSAADKHSPGSLPLAGRALLSQTSPLCALEELASKTFKGLEVSVLQAAEGRDGMTIFGQRQTPKKRRKSRTAFTNHQIYELEKRFLYQKYLSPADRDQIAQQLGLTNAQVITWFQNRRAKLKRDLEEMKADVESAKKLGPSSQVDIVALAELEQNSEAGGGRPKSRPNSPVLSAGPPQAPGVGHLQLSPASPLTDQPASSQDCSEDEEDVEIDVDD, encoded by the exons ATGACTtccaaagaagaaggaaaagcgTCGTCCGGGGAGGAGCGGCGCCGTAGCCCCCTGGACCACCTGCCACCTCCAGCCAACTCCAATAAGCCACTCACTCCTTTCAGCATCGAGGACATTCTCAACAAGCCGTCGGTTCGGAGAAGTTACTCGCTGTGCGGAGCGGCGCACCTGCTTTCCGCAGCCGACAAGCACTCCCCCGGCAGCCTGCCTCTGGCTGGCCGGGCCCTGCTCTCGCAGACTTCACCTCTCTGTGCATTGGAGGAACTAGCCAGCAAGACCTTTAAGGGCCTGGAGGTCAGCGTCCTGCAGGCAGCCGAAG GCCGCGACGGGATGACCATCTTCGGGCAGCGGCAGACACCTAAGAAGCGGCGGAAGTCGCGCACTGCGTTCACCAACCACCAGATCTACGAACTGGAGAAGCGTTTCCTTTACCAGAAGTATCTGTCCCCCGCCGACCGCGACCAGATCGCTCAGCAGCTGGGCCTCACCAATGCGCAGGTCATCACCTGGTTCCAGAATCGCCGCGCCAAGCTCAAGCGGGACCTGGAGGAGATGAAGGCCGACGTGGAGTCCGCCAAGAAACTGGGGCCCAGCTCGCAGGTGGACATCGTGGCTCTGGCCGAGCTAGAGCAGAACTCGGAGGCTGGCGGAGGGCGGCCCAAGTCCCGGCCCAACTCACCTGTCCTGTCTGCCGGCCCCCCTCAGGCTCCTGGAGTGGGCCATCTTCAGCTTTCCCCCGCCTCTCCTCTCACGGACCAGCCGGCCAGTAGCCAGGACTGTTCGGAGGACGAAGAAGATGTAGAGATCGACGTGGACGACTGA